One genomic window of Mucilaginibacter sp. SJ includes the following:
- a CDS encoding zeta toxin family protein has product MPNLYIIAGCNGAGKTTASYTVLPELLNCNEFVNADNIAAGLSPFNPESVAFEAGRIMLQRIDELLNREVDFAFETTLSTRSYVSLVKRARQKGYEVTLLFFWLSSPEMAMERVAKRVSKGGHNIPADVIERRYYRGIRNLVSLYIPLCDKWVVINNINTGSLVVARGFGSLEETIIESDVWKVILDQANDN; this is encoded by the coding sequence ATGCCTAATTTGTATATCATAGCAGGTTGTAACGGTGCCGGTAAAACCACGGCAAGCTATACAGTTTTGCCCGAATTGCTTAACTGTAATGAGTTTGTAAATGCGGATAACATCGCGGCGGGACTATCTCCGTTTAATCCGGAAAGTGTTGCATTCGAAGCCGGACGGATCATGCTGCAGCGAATTGATGAGTTGCTGAACCGGGAAGTTGACTTTGCCTTTGAAACAACGCTTTCAACCCGGAGTTATGTATCCTTGGTTAAAAGAGCCCGGCAAAAAGGATATGAAGTTACTTTATTGTTTTTTTGGTTGAGCTCTCCTGAAATGGCAATGGAACGAGTAGCTAAACGAGTGAGTAAAGGAGGCCATAATATCCCTGCCGATGTAATAGAACGGAGATATTACCGGGGAATAAGAAATTTGGTATCTTTGTATATACCTCTTTGTGATAAATGGGTTGTAATAAATAATATAAATACGGGCTCCCTGGTGGTGGCAAGAGGTTTCGGATCGTTAGAAGAAACAATAATAGAATCCGACGTTTGGAAAGTAATTTTAGATCAGGCAAATGACAACTAA
- the nusA gene encoding transcription termination factor NusA: MSNINLIDSFQEFKDFKNIDRPTMMSVLEDVFRSMIRKKYGTDENCDVIVNTDNGDLEIWRTRKVMEDGFSEDDDLEIELAEAHLYDADLEVGDDYIEQITLESFGRRAILAARQTLVSKILELEKDEIFKKYKDRVGEIVTGEVYQVWKKETLVLDDEGNELLLPKTEQIPADYFKKGDSVKAVVSKVDMLNSNPKIIISRTAPEFLQRLFELEVPEIFDGLITIKKIVREPGERAKVAVESYDDRIDPVGACVGMKGSRIHGIVRELKNENIDVINFTNNVQLYIQRALSPAKITSIKLDDEKKTAAVYLKPDQVSLAIGRGGHNIKLAGKLTGYEIDVYREADEHDEDVDIEEFSDEIEGWIIDEFKRIGLDTAKSVLALTVGELVKRTDLEEETVKEVLSILNAEFE, translated from the coding sequence ATGAGCAATATTAATTTAATTGATTCTTTTCAGGAATTTAAAGATTTCAAGAACATTGACCGCCCTACCATGATGAGCGTTCTGGAAGACGTTTTCAGGAGCATGATCAGGAAAAAGTACGGTACGGACGAAAATTGCGACGTAATTGTGAACACCGATAACGGTGACTTAGAGATCTGGCGCACACGTAAAGTTATGGAAGATGGCTTTAGCGAAGATGATGACCTGGAGATAGAACTTGCCGAAGCACACCTGTATGACGCCGACCTTGAAGTTGGTGATGACTATATTGAACAGATCACTTTAGAAAGCTTTGGCCGCCGTGCTATTTTAGCCGCCCGCCAAACGCTGGTATCAAAAATTCTGGAATTAGAGAAAGACGAGATCTTCAAAAAATATAAAGACCGCGTAGGTGAAATTGTTACAGGCGAGGTTTACCAGGTTTGGAAAAAAGAAACTTTAGTTCTTGATGATGAAGGCAACGAGCTGTTACTGCCAAAAACGGAGCAGATCCCGGCCGACTACTTCAAGAAAGGCGACAGCGTTAAAGCTGTTGTATCAAAAGTAGATATGCTGAACAGCAACCCCAAAATCATCATTTCACGTACAGCGCCTGAGTTTTTACAGCGCTTGTTTGAGCTTGAAGTGCCGGAAATTTTTGATGGCTTAATTACCATCAAGAAAATTGTGCGCGAACCGGGCGAGCGTGCTAAAGTTGCCGTTGAATCATATGACGACCGTATCGATCCGGTTGGTGCCTGCGTAGGTATGAAAGGTTCACGAATCCACGGTATAGTACGGGAGTTAAAAAATGAAAATATCGACGTTATTAACTTTACCAACAACGTTCAGCTATATATTCAGCGTGCATTGTCACCTGCCAAAATCACTTCTATTAAATTAGATGATGAGAAAAAAACAGCGGCTGTGTATTTAAAACCCGACCAGGTATCGTTAGCTATCGGTCGTGGCGGGCACAACATTAAGCTGGCAGGAAAATTGACAGGCTACGAAATTGATGTTTACCGTGAGGCTGATGAGCATGACGAGGATGTGGACATTGAAGAATTTTCTGACGAGATTGAAGGCTGGATCATTGATGAATTTAAACGTATTGGTTTAGATACAGCAAAATCAGTACTGGCCTTAACCGTTGGTGAATTGGTAAAACGTACCGATTTAGAGGAAGAAACAGTAAAAGAAGTGCTATCAATATTGAATGCGGAGTTTGAATAA
- a CDS encoding GNAT family N-acetyltransferase, which yields MELQGNGFLLRAWQPGDEASLQKHADNPKVSAFLRDRFPYPYTMKDALFWVNLAQNQQPLTNFAIVVNGEACGGIGVELFTDESRITAEIGYWLGEEHWGKGLATEAVKLVTTYAFEHFSLLRLEAGVYNRNTASIRVLEKAGYIQEAVLRRSVIKNGEVMDKYMYAIFKDEQLNSQDA from the coding sequence ATGGAACTGCAGGGCAACGGATTTTTATTGAGGGCGTGGCAACCGGGCGATGAAGCATCACTTCAAAAGCATGCGGATAACCCGAAAGTATCGGCTTTTTTGCGCGACAGGTTCCCGTATCCTTATACTATGAAGGATGCGCTATTTTGGGTGAACCTGGCCCAAAACCAGCAACCTTTAACCAACTTTGCCATAGTAGTTAACGGTGAAGCCTGCGGCGGCATTGGTGTTGAACTTTTTACCGACGAAAGCCGCATAACCGCCGAAATAGGCTATTGGCTTGGTGAAGAACATTGGGGAAAGGGCTTAGCAACCGAGGCTGTAAAACTGGTAACCACTTATGCTTTTGAACATTTTTCGCTATTGCGCTTAGAAGCCGGTGTGTATAATAGAAACACGGCATCCATACGGGTGCTCGAAAAAGCAGGTTATATTCAGGAGGCCGTACTACGAAGGTCAGTTATTAAAAATGGCGAGGTGATGGATAAATATATGTATGCTATTTTTAAGGATGAACAATTAAATTCACAGGATGCCTAA
- the rimP gene encoding ribosome assembly cofactor RimP — translation MNIEKRVKELVEEKIADKPNLFIVDIKMHPNGKLVILLDGDNGIGIDECVQVSRHVGFHLEEENVIETAYNLEVSSPGIDYPLSSPRQYAKNVGRNLGIKMKDGAKREGTLTGLTEDAITIEEKVKEKGKKAQVIESVIPMDQITETKVLISFK, via the coding sequence ATGAATATTGAAAAAAGGGTAAAAGAACTGGTAGAAGAGAAGATAGCAGATAAACCAAACCTGTTTATAGTGGATATTAAAATGCACCCGAACGGTAAATTGGTGATCCTGCTTGATGGCGATAACGGTATCGGTATTGATGAATGTGTACAGGTAAGCAGGCACGTAGGTTTCCATCTGGAAGAGGAAAACGTGATTGAAACCGCTTATAATCTGGAGGTTTCATCGCCGGGCATTGACTATCCGCTGTCGTCGCCAAGGCAATACGCCAAAAATGTTGGCCGTAACCTGGGCATTAAAATGAAAGATGGGGCTAAACGCGAAGGCACATTAACCGGCCTTACAGAGGATGCCATCACCATTGAAGAAAAAGTAAAAGAAAAAGGGAAAAAAGCGCAGGTTATAGAAAGCGTTATCCCAATGGACCAAATAACAGAAACAAAGGTTTTAATATCATTTAAGTAA
- a CDS encoding prolyl oligopeptidase family serine peptidase, with product MKKLLGLLFLIPATGAFAQKLDTLSIEKIMRDPKWIGVSPSNIRWANDSKKIYFKWDDDASGNTRLYSVSPGDNRVQKVSIPEQRDLAAGYGEWNKKHSQKVFSKNGDLFLYDVKANKTTRLTNTVAQEDSPVFSGDETKIIYKEDNNLFSINLNGGSLVQLTNFVRALSDKKSKDKPGEQEQWLKKQQLELFEIIKKEAKDDKKDSTETALLKPDKLKEIAYGDKRMSAVQISPDNRFITYRLTKRADGVQNAIVPNYVTASGFTEDIPNRSKVGRPSSTSETFIYDKRREAVYPVITSEIPGIKDLPDYLKDYPDELKARQKENADRPVNIDGVLWNQSGSNAVVIISAQDNKDCWIMRLDPVSGKLSLLDRQRDEAWIGGPGIDDPGNTGFIDDNHFYYQSEASGYSHIYVVDVTSGAKKQLTSGKWEVQTLQLSQDKKTFYFTANIDHPGITHFYSIPVSGGTPVKITGMKGGNEVTLSPDEKWLAIRYSYSNRPWELYIQANKPGAKAVKITNSVSAEYLSYPWRDPEIITFKNRYGTDVYARLYQPKKTDPAKPAVVFVHGAGYLQNVTYSWSYYFREYMFNNMLADNGYTVLDIDYTASAGYGRDFRTGIYRHMGGKDLTDQVDGVKLLVEKYGVNPKHVGLYGGSYGGFITLMGMFTEPDVFAAGGAIRSVTDWAHYNHEYTSNILNEPFTDEQAYRKSSPIYFASGLKGNLLMLHGMIDQNVNYQDIIRLTQKLIELHKENWELASYPVEDHGFEQPSSWADEYKRLYKLFEGTLKK from the coding sequence ATGAAAAAACTGTTAGGCTTATTGTTCCTGATCCCGGCAACGGGCGCCTTTGCCCAAAAGCTGGATACCCTTAGCATCGAAAAAATCATGCGCGATCCTAAATGGATCGGGGTTTCGCCGTCCAATATCCGTTGGGCTAACGATAGTAAAAAGATCTATTTTAAATGGGATGATGACGCTTCGGGCAATACCCGGTTATATTCAGTTAGTCCCGGCGACAACAGGGTACAAAAAGTCAGCATTCCCGAGCAGCGCGATCTGGCAGCCGGTTACGGCGAATGGAACAAAAAGCATAGCCAAAAGGTATTCAGTAAAAACGGCGATTTATTTTTATACGATGTAAAAGCCAACAAAACCACCCGGCTAACAAATACCGTAGCGCAGGAAGACAGCCCTGTTTTCAGCGGTGATGAAACAAAGATCATTTACAAAGAAGATAATAACCTTTTCTCCATTAATCTGAATGGCGGTAGCCTGGTACAGCTAACCAATTTTGTACGGGCTTTAAGCGATAAAAAAAGTAAGGATAAACCCGGCGAACAGGAACAATGGCTTAAAAAACAGCAGCTTGAGTTGTTTGAGATCATCAAAAAGGAAGCAAAGGACGATAAAAAAGATTCAACAGAAACAGCATTGCTTAAGCCCGACAAGCTGAAAGAGATTGCCTATGGCGATAAAAGAATGAGCGCTGTACAGATCAGTCCGGATAACAGGTTTATCACCTATCGCCTTACCAAACGTGCCGACGGGGTTCAAAATGCCATAGTACCTAACTATGTTACCGCATCTGGCTTCACAGAGGATATTCCTAACCGTTCAAAGGTCGGCCGTCCATCGTCAACCTCAGAGACTTTTATTTACGATAAGCGCCGTGAAGCGGTTTACCCGGTTATTACATCAGAGATCCCCGGCATTAAAGACCTGCCCGACTATTTAAAAGACTATCCCGATGAATTAAAAGCCCGTCAAAAGGAAAACGCCGACAGGCCGGTAAATATCGATGGCGTTTTATGGAACCAAAGCGGCAGCAACGCGGTGGTTATTATCTCAGCACAGGATAATAAAGACTGCTGGATCATGCGTTTAGACCCGGTAAGCGGTAAACTAAGCCTGCTTGACCGGCAGCGGGATGAGGCATGGATTGGCGGCCCCGGCATTGATGATCCCGGGAATACAGGTTTTATTGATGATAACCATTTTTATTACCAGAGCGAGGCCAGCGGTTACTCGCATATTTATGTGGTTGATGTAACCAGCGGTGCTAAAAAACAACTCACAAGCGGCAAATGGGAAGTACAAACTTTGCAGTTAAGCCAGGATAAAAAGACGTTTTATTTTACTGCCAATATCGATCATCCGGGCATTACCCATTTTTACAGCATCCCGGTTAGCGGCGGTACCCCTGTTAAAATTACCGGTATGAAAGGCGGTAACGAGGTAACACTTTCGCCCGATGAAAAGTGGCTGGCTATCCGCTATTCCTATTCAAATCGTCCCTGGGAGCTTTATATCCAGGCCAATAAACCCGGTGCAAAAGCGGTAAAAATAACCAACTCCGTTTCGGCCGAATACTTGTCGTACCCATGGCGCGACCCGGAGATCATCACCTTTAAAAACCGTTACGGTACCGATGTTTATGCGCGTTTATATCAGCCTAAAAAAACCGACCCTGCGAAGCCGGCAGTTGTATTTGTACACGGAGCGGGGTATCTGCAAAATGTCACCTATTCGTGGAGTTATTACTTCCGCGAGTACATGTTCAATAACATGCTCGCCGATAATGGTTATACTGTGCTGGACATTGACTACACAGCGAGCGCAGGTTACGGCCGGGATTTCCGGACAGGGATCTATCGCCACATGGGAGGCAAAGACCTTACCGACCAGGTTGATGGCGTAAAATTGCTGGTTGAAAAATATGGCGTTAACCCCAAACATGTCGGTTTGTACGGCGGTTCATATGGAGGCTTCATTACGCTTATGGGCATGTTTACCGAACCGGATGTTTTTGCTGCAGGCGGTGCCATCCGTTCAGTTACCGACTGGGCGCATTATAACCATGAATACACCTCAAATATACTTAACGAGCCTTTTACCGATGAACAGGCCTATCGCAAAAGTTCGCCTATTTATTTTGCCAGCGGCTTAAAAGGCAACCTGCTTATGCTGCATGGCATGATAGACCAGAATGTAAACTACCAGGATATTATCCGCCTGACTCAAAAACTGATAGAGTTGCACAAAGAAAACTGGGAGCTGGCCTCGTACCCTGTGGAAGACCACGGCTTTGAACAACCCAGCAGCTGGGCCGATGAGTATAAACGCCTTTATAAATTATTTGAGGGGACGTTGAAGAAGTAG
- the infB gene encoding translation initiation factor IF-2 — MSEDKSIKLIKAVKELNIGMGTLVDYLATKGYKVDKHPMAKLDNDMYNALLKEFAVDKSIKEEAKQISIGKIRKEEPAAQFPEKPVENRRSRDFENEEILIKNTGHFAQPQVEKPKPAEPAPAAQAPARSDERNDVLPGVKVVGKIDLNNLNAKPQAEKPAEKPVEVVKQPEPVAQAPAPTPAPAPAEPKVEAPQPVAPVVPEPPKVETPKPAAPVAEAPKAEEPKAPVAEKAPVATPPAAPETPAAPAVDESQEPDVIRAKAERLTGPNIIGKIQLPVNAPKRNPVASSSNSNNNAADHKRKRKRKDNQGNPQQGGGNHPHGQQGGGGNHPQQGQQPGGGGTINPNRPDFRNRTHGAPGNSGPGQGQGGHGGGNRPDFRNNRNNPPQHTGPKEEPSEKDIQDQIKATLARLSGAGKSGKFAQRAKFRRQKRDDVAASAEELAMEQELQSKVLKVTEFVTANELASMMDVSVTQIISTCMSLGMFVSINQRLDAETLSIVADEFGYQVEFVKPQDEEANLDQIDDPADLVTRAPIVTIMGHVDHGKTSLLDFIRKTNVIGGEAGGITQHIGAYEVTLPDNKGKITFLDTPGHEAFTAMRARGAQVTDIVIIVIAADDSVMPQTREAINHAQAAGAPIIFAFNKIDKPGANADKVREQLSAMNILVEEWGGKYQSQEISAKTGLNVDLLLEKVLLEAELLELKANPNKRAVGTVIEAALDKGRGIVTTILVQAGRLKVGDPILAGCYSGRVKALTNERGQRVDSAGPSTPVQVLGMQGAPTAGDKFNALESEVEAREIANKRLQLQREQGLRTQKHITLDEIGRRLAVGNFKELNIIVKGDVDGSIEALSDSLLKLSTEQIQVNIISKAVGQISESDVLLASASDAIIIGFQVRPSGGARKLAEAEQIDIRLYSIIYDAINEIKAAMEGMLAPTFEEKIVANVEIRETFKISKVGTIAGCMVLDGKINRNSKIRIIRDGVVIYTGELASLKRFKDDVKEVSAGYECGLNINNFNNIEVGDIVEAYENVEVKRKL; from the coding sequence ATGTCAGAAGACAAATCCATAAAATTAATTAAAGCAGTAAAAGAACTGAACATTGGCATGGGTACCCTTGTCGATTATTTAGCTACCAAAGGATACAAGGTTGACAAGCATCCTATGGCCAAGCTGGATAATGACATGTACAATGCCCTGTTAAAGGAATTTGCTGTTGACAAAAGTATTAAGGAGGAAGCTAAGCAGATCAGTATCGGAAAGATAAGGAAAGAAGAGCCTGCTGCACAGTTTCCTGAAAAGCCGGTTGAGAACCGCCGTTCGCGCGATTTTGAGAACGAAGAGATACTGATCAAGAATACAGGGCACTTTGCACAGCCGCAGGTTGAAAAACCCAAACCGGCCGAGCCTGCTCCGGCAGCACAAGCTCCTGCACGTTCTGATGAGCGCAATGACGTATTACCTGGTGTTAAGGTGGTTGGAAAAATTGACCTTAACAACCTGAATGCTAAGCCACAGGCGGAGAAGCCTGCGGAAAAACCAGTTGAAGTTGTTAAACAACCCGAGCCAGTTGCACAGGCACCTGCGCCAACACCGGCTCCGGCACCTGCCGAGCCAAAAGTTGAAGCGCCACAGCCGGTAGCTCCGGTTGTACCTGAACCGCCAAAGGTTGAAACGCCAAAACCGGCAGCCCCGGTTGCTGAAGCACCTAAAGCCGAAGAGCCTAAAGCGCCTGTTGCTGAAAAAGCACCGGTTGCAACACCTCCGGCTGCTCCAGAAACTCCGGCAGCGCCAGCAGTTGATGAAAGCCAGGAACCGGATGTGATCCGTGCTAAAGCTGAGCGCTTAACAGGGCCAAACATTATTGGTAAGATCCAGTTGCCGGTTAATGCGCCAAAACGCAACCCGGTAGCTTCGTCATCAAATTCAAATAATAACGCGGCCGATCATAAACGCAAACGTAAACGCAAAGATAATCAGGGCAACCCGCAGCAAGGCGGAGGTAATCATCCGCATGGCCAGCAGGGCGGTGGTGGCAATCATCCGCAACAAGGTCAGCAGCCTGGCGGTGGTGGTACCATTAATCCAAACCGCCCGGATTTCAGGAACCGTACACACGGAGCACCCGGAAACAGCGGTCCAGGCCAGGGCCAGGGAGGTCATGGCGGTGGTAACCGCCCGGATTTCAGGAACAACCGCAATAATCCGCCTCAACATACAGGACCGAAGGAAGAACCTTCAGAAAAAGACATACAAGACCAGATCAAGGCTACACTTGCACGCTTAAGCGGTGCGGGTAAGTCGGGCAAGTTTGCACAGCGTGCTAAATTCCGTCGTCAAAAACGTGATGATGTTGCTGCAAGTGCCGAAGAACTGGCAATGGAACAGGAACTGCAATCAAAAGTATTGAAGGTTACCGAGTTTGTAACGGCAAATGAGCTGGCAAGCATGATGGATGTATCTGTAACGCAGATCATATCTACCTGTATGAGCCTGGGCATGTTCGTTTCCATTAACCAAAGGCTTGATGCCGAAACACTTTCAATTGTGGCCGATGAATTTGGCTACCAGGTTGAATTTGTGAAGCCGCAGGATGAAGAAGCCAACCTTGACCAGATCGATGATCCGGCCGACCTGGTGACACGTGCACCAATCGTAACTATCATGGGCCACGTTGACCACGGTAAAACCTCATTGCTCGACTTTATACGTAAAACCAACGTAATAGGCGGCGAAGCGGGCGGTATAACCCAGCACATTGGTGCTTATGAAGTAACTTTGCCTGACAATAAAGGAAAGATCACCTTCCTGGATACACCGGGTCACGAAGCGTTTACCGCTATGCGTGCAAGGGGTGCGCAGGTTACAGATATTGTAATTATAGTAATAGCTGCCGATGACAGCGTGATGCCGCAAACCCGCGAGGCCATAAACCATGCACAGGCTGCAGGCGCGCCAATCATCTTCGCTTTCAACAAAATTGATAAGCCGGGTGCCAATGCCGATAAGGTAAGGGAACAATTATCGGCGATGAATATTTTGGTTGAGGAGTGGGGCGGTAAATACCAGTCGCAGGAAATTTCGGCCAAAACCGGCTTAAATGTTGACCTATTATTGGAAAAAGTATTGCTTGAAGCCGAATTGCTCGAACTGAAAGCTAACCCTAACAAACGTGCCGTAGGTACTGTTATTGAGGCAGCTTTAGATAAAGGCCGTGGTATTGTTACCACCATCCTTGTACAGGCAGGCCGCTTAAAAGTAGGTGACCCGATACTGGCAGGCTGCTACAGCGGTCGTGTAAAAGCGTTAACCAACGAGCGCGGTCAGCGTGTGGATTCGGCAGGACCATCAACACCTGTACAGGTGTTGGGTATGCAGGGTGCACCAACAGCGGGCGATAAATTCAACGCGCTTGAGAGCGAAGTTGAAGCACGTGAAATTGCTAACAAACGCTTACAGTTACAACGTGAGCAGGGCTTACGTACGCAGAAACACATCACCCTTGATGAAATCGGCCGTCGTTTGGCAGTGGGTAACTTCAAGGAGCTTAACATCATTGTTAAAGGTGACGTGGATGGTTCTATCGAGGCCTTGTCAGATTCATTGCTGAAACTGTCTACCGAGCAGATCCAGGTGAACATCATCTCGAAAGCGGTAGGTCAGATCTCCGAATCAGACGTATTGCTGGCATCAGCATCTGACGCGATCATCATCGGCTTCCAGGTACGCCCTTCAGGCGGTGCCCGTAAACTGGCCGAAGCTGAGCAGATTGATATCAGGCTGTACTCAATCATCTACGACGCGATCAACGAGATCAAAGCGGCGATGGAAGGTATGCTTGCACCAACCTTTGAAGAAAAGATCGTGGCTAACGTTGAGATCCGCGAAACCTTTAAGATCAGCAAGGTTGGTACTATTGCAGGTTGTATGGTATTGGATGGTAAAATTAACCGTAACAGCAAGATCCGCATCATCCGCGATGGCGTGGTGATCTACACCGGCGAACTGGCTTCACTGAAACGCTTTAAAGATGACGTGAAAGAAGTAAGCGCAGGTTACGAGTGCGGTTTGAACATCAACAACTTTAACAACATTGAAGTAGGCGACATTGTTGAAGCTTACGAAAACGTAGAAGTTAAACGCAAGTTGTAA